The following coding sequences lie in one Victivallis lenta genomic window:
- the rfbA gene encoding glucose-1-phosphate thymidylyltransferase RfbA — translation MKGIVLAGGAGSRLHPVTLGVSKQLLPVYDKPMIYYPLSVLMLAQIRDILIITTPEDQAGFIRLLGDGSRFGINLTYAVQPSPDGLAQAFLIGKKFIGKDSVALVLGDNIFHGANLQDLLLKAVRRECGATVFGYYVSDPERFGVVEFDGNGQAVSIEEKPAKPKSNYAVTGLYFYDNNVISIAESIRPSARGELEITSVNSAYLEAGTLHVERLGRGYAWLDTGTHESLLDAGNFIRTIELRQGLQVACLEEIAWDNHWLSTDEVLESARDLMKTDYGQYLARIIKG, via the coding sequence ATGAAGGGAATCGTTCTGGCCGGGGGCGCCGGCTCGCGCCTCCACCCGGTGACGCTCGGCGTCTCCAAACAGCTGCTGCCGGTTTACGACAAGCCGATGATCTACTATCCGCTGTCGGTGCTGATGCTGGCGCAGATCCGCGACATCCTCATCATCACCACGCCGGAGGACCAGGCCGGATTCATCCGGCTGCTCGGAGACGGTTCGCGGTTCGGCATCAATCTGACCTATGCGGTGCAGCCGTCTCCGGACGGTCTGGCCCAGGCCTTCCTGATCGGCAAGAAATTCATCGGGAAGGATTCCGTGGCGCTTGTGCTCGGAGACAATATCTTCCACGGCGCCAACCTGCAGGACCTCCTGCTCAAGGCCGTGCGCAGGGAGTGCGGAGCAACCGTCTTCGGCTATTACGTCTCCGACCCGGAGCGGTTCGGCGTGGTTGAATTCGACGGCAACGGACAGGCCGTTTCGATCGAGGAGAAACCCGCGAAGCCGAAATCGAACTACGCGGTGACCGGACTTTATTTTTACGACAACAACGTCATTTCGATTGCGGAGAGCATCCGGCCCTCCGCGCGCGGCGAACTCGAAATCACGAGCGTCAATTCAGCTTATCTCGAAGCGGGCACGCTCCATGTCGAGCGGCTCGGGCGCGGCTACGCCTGGCTCGACACCGGCACGCACGAAAGCCTGCTCGACGCCGGCAACTTTATCCGGACCATCGAATTGCGGCAGGGGCTTCAGGTCGCCTGCCTCGAGGAAATCGCGTGGGACAACCACTGGCTCAGCACGGACGAAGTACTCGAAAGCGCCCGTGATTTAATGAAAACGGATTACGGGCAGTATCTGGCCCGGATCATCAAAGGCTGA
- the rfbD gene encoding dTDP-4-dehydrorhamnose reductase: MRILITGANGMLGRTLQRKLAGFTLIPTDLPEGDITDETKFDALMAKEKPDAVIHCAAMTAVDNCESNQDLAFKLNALGSANVAAACSRYHARLIAISTDYVFDGASPRPYHEFDLPTGGATVYGQSKFAGEELIRHCCPNHVICRISWLYGPGGPSFVHAMLKLADGSRPELKVVDDQRGNPTSTLAVADALRGILERPLLAGTFHLTCEGEASWYDFAREIFRQRGIEQKVTPCTTAEFPRPAPRPANSRLEKRMLRLCGLPPMPEWREALAEFLKSGL, translated from the coding sequence ATGCGGATTCTGATCACAGGAGCAAACGGAATGCTCGGCCGGACCCTGCAGCGCAAGCTCGCCGGCTTCACCCTGATTCCGACCGACCTGCCGGAAGGCGACATCACCGACGAAACGAAATTCGACGCTCTGATGGCGAAGGAGAAGCCTGACGCGGTCATTCACTGCGCGGCCATGACCGCCGTCGACAACTGCGAGAGCAATCAGGATCTCGCCTTCAAGCTCAATGCGCTCGGCTCCGCCAACGTGGCGGCGGCCTGCAGCCGGTATCATGCCCGGCTGATCGCAATTTCGACCGACTACGTGTTCGACGGGGCAAGCCCGCGGCCGTACCATGAATTCGACCTCCCGACCGGGGGAGCGACCGTTTACGGGCAAAGCAAATTCGCCGGGGAAGAGCTGATCCGGCACTGCTGCCCGAACCATGTGATCTGCCGGATCAGCTGGCTCTACGGTCCCGGCGGCCCGAGCTTCGTGCATGCGATGCTGAAGCTGGCCGACGGCAGCCGCCCGGAACTGAAGGTTGTCGATGACCAGCGCGGCAACCCGACCAGCACGCTCGCCGTGGCCGACGCGCTGCGCGGAATTCTCGAACGGCCGCTGCTGGCCGGAACCTTTCACCTGACCTGCGAAGGAGAGGCGAGCTGGTATGATTTCGCCCGCGAAATCTTCCGGCAGCGCGGAATCGAGCAGAAAGTAACTCCATGCACGACCGCGGAGTTTCCGCGCCCGGCCCCGAGGCCGGCGAATTCGCGGCTGGAAAAACGGATGCTGCGATTGTGCGGGCTGCCTCCGATGCCGGAATGGCGTGAAGCGCTGGCGGAGTTCCTGAAATCCGGTCTTTGA
- a CDS encoding sulfite exporter TauE/SafE family protein yields MNQLLWIAGPLIGLVGMMSGGFWGVGCGWIVVPAMLILGFEPFDAVGISLLQMVPATIPTVVRQFPEIGWKKDQPGRLVVIPLAAGAIGASFFGKLLNEELFRFFGSPDVLQWMLAGFILLIGVQTACSTTRVYADEFGAFPPKKRFGVFGTGVATGVLSSMLGLGGGILMRPLLTSVFRVPEHYTSRIVRLMVTLTTLSGGLTYLFHADAVAWQVLWGAMLVAAGGFVGFPLGVRMHRIAFDTGYAQYIHKSFSIVAGTMFVSTLLNVTGCREASRIAMIAIAAGMTAGLVVFTLYAAGHPKKGGSPQPLTDA; encoded by the coding sequence ATGAACCAGCTGCTGTGGATCGCCGGCCCGCTGATCGGGCTGGTCGGCATGATGTCGGGCGGCTTCTGGGGAGTCGGCTGCGGCTGGATTGTGGTTCCGGCCATGCTGATCCTCGGGTTTGAACCGTTCGATGCGGTCGGCATCAGCCTGCTTCAGATGGTTCCGGCCACAATCCCGACCGTGGTTCGGCAGTTTCCGGAGATCGGCTGGAAGAAGGATCAGCCGGGGCGGCTTGTGGTGATTCCGCTGGCGGCCGGCGCGATCGGCGCTTCGTTTTTCGGCAAGCTGCTGAATGAGGAATTGTTCCGCTTTTTCGGCAGCCCGGATGTGCTGCAATGGATGCTGGCCGGTTTCATCCTGTTGATCGGTGTGCAGACCGCCTGTTCCACCACCCGGGTCTACGCCGATGAATTCGGGGCGTTTCCGCCGAAGAAACGGTTCGGCGTGTTCGGAACCGGGGTGGCGACGGGGGTTTTGTCGTCGATGCTCGGACTCGGCGGCGGAATCCTGATGCGTCCGCTTCTGACTTCGGTGTTCCGGGTTCCGGAACATTACACGAGCCGGATTGTGCGACTCATGGTGACGCTGACCACTCTTTCAGGCGGATTGACTTATCTGTTCCACGCCGATGCGGTGGCATGGCAGGTGCTTTGGGGAGCAATGCTGGTGGCGGCTGGCGGTTTCGTCGGGTTTCCGCTCGGGGTGCGGATGCACCGGATCGCGTTTGATACCGGATATGCGCAGTACATCCACAAGAGTTTTTCGATTGTGGCCGGGACGATGTTCGTGAGCACGCTGCTGAACGTGACGGGCTGCCGGGAGGCCAGCCGGATTGCGATGATTGCGATTGCGGCGGGCATGACGGCGGGGCTGGTCGTTTTTACGCTTTATGCGGCGGGGCATCCGAAGAAGGGAGGAAGCCCGCAGCCGCTGACGGATGCGTAA
- the rfbB gene encoding dTDP-glucose 4,6-dehydratase, with product MKKIIVTGGAGFIGSAVVRSIIGNTADAVCVIDKLTYAGNLESLAEVSADPRYRFEQADICDRRALDRIFTDFRPDIVMHLAAESHVDRSIDGPGEFIQTNIVGTYTLLEAARSYFDTLSEEAKREFRFHHISTDEVYGDLEGPEDFFRESTPYAPSSPYSASKAASDHLVRAWKRTFRLPTIVTNCSNNYGPYHFPEKLIPLVILNALDGKPLPVYGTGAQIRDWLYVEDHARALYLVATRGVPGETYNIGGHNEKKNIEVVETICALLDELRPRDDGRSYREQITFVADRPGHDLRYAIDAAKIGRELGWKPQETFDSGIRKTVEWYLANKDGWCRRVQDGSYSRERLGLGGKGR from the coding sequence ATGAAAAAAATCATCGTAACCGGAGGAGCCGGTTTCATCGGTTCGGCAGTGGTCCGATCCATCATCGGCAATACCGCCGACGCCGTGTGCGTGATTGACAAGCTAACCTACGCCGGCAACCTCGAATCGCTGGCGGAAGTCTCCGCCGATCCGCGTTACCGCTTCGAACAGGCCGATATCTGCGACCGCAGGGCGCTGGACCGGATCTTCACGGATTTCCGGCCCGACATCGTCATGCATCTCGCCGCCGAATCGCACGTCGACCGTTCGATCGACGGCCCCGGCGAATTCATCCAGACCAACATCGTCGGAACCTATACGCTGCTCGAGGCGGCCCGGAGTTATTTCGATACGCTCTCCGAAGAGGCGAAACGGGAGTTCCGTTTCCACCACATCTCGACGGACGAGGTTTACGGCGACCTTGAGGGGCCGGAGGATTTCTTCCGCGAAAGCACGCCATACGCTCCGTCGTCGCCCTATTCGGCCAGCAAGGCGGCCAGCGACCATCTGGTCCGGGCCTGGAAACGCACTTTCCGGCTGCCGACGATCGTGACGAACTGCTCCAACAACTACGGCCCTTACCACTTCCCCGAAAAGCTCATTCCGCTCGTGATTCTGAATGCCCTCGACGGAAAACCGCTGCCGGTCTACGGAACCGGAGCGCAGATCCGCGACTGGCTCTATGTGGAGGACCACGCCCGCGCCCTCTATCTCGTGGCGACGCGCGGCGTTCCGGGCGAAACCTACAACATCGGCGGCCACAACGAAAAGAAGAACATCGAGGTGGTCGAAACCATCTGCGCACTGCTCGACGAACTGCGTCCCCGCGACGACGGCAGGTCCTACCGTGAACAGATCACCTTCGTGGCCGACCGGCCCGGGCATGATCTGCGCTACGCGATCGATGCCGCCAAAATCGGCCGCGAGCTCGGCTGGAAGCCGCAGGAGACCTTCGACAGCGGCATCCGCAAAACCGTGGAGTGGTACCTGGCCAACAAAGACGGCTGGTGCAGACGCGTGCAGGACGGCTCCTACTCCCGCGAACGGCTCGGCCTGGGAGGGAAAGGACGATGA
- a CDS encoding CD225/dispanin family protein: MFCSKCGTRLEEAARSCPLCGEPCRRQSTPPVSFDSGLVWAILTTVCCCQPFGIAAIVLACQASSYAAAGNFDAAEKAAKSSKRFSLIACLVFAGLIMLVILSQLLMFFVPFLLLLFAGAASNP; this comes from the coding sequence ATGTTTTGTTCGAAATGCGGAACCAGACTCGAAGAGGCGGCCCGGTCCTGCCCGCTCTGCGGAGAACCCTGCCGGCGGCAGTCAACGCCGCCGGTCTCCTTCGACAGCGGCCTCGTGTGGGCGATCCTCACCACGGTCTGCTGCTGTCAGCCCTTCGGCATCGCGGCAATCGTCCTGGCCTGCCAGGCCTCCAGCTACGCGGCGGCCGGCAACTTCGACGCGGCGGAGAAAGCGGCGAAAAGCTCAAAGCGTTTTTCCCTGATCGCGTGTCTGGTCTTCGCCGGACTGATCATGCTGGTCATCCTGTCCCAGCTTCTCATGTTCTTCGTTCCGTTCCTGCTCCTGCTGTTTGCCGGAGCCGCGTCGAACCCATAG
- a CDS encoding alpha/beta hydrolase: MRSEWDDLGIPNEDAYHPVETADFGGRGRTDQQLYLRIPKRGTAFPAVVWFHGGGLTGGGREVPDALFDGRMAVIEARYRLSPEFPAPAALADAVAATAWTLKRAEARGIDPERVFVGGMSAGAWLAAMTGMDRSYLAAYGIDSRKLAGLLLVSGQMTTHFQLKIDLHYPQSQFEPVIDRYAPLGHLSPELPPILLVTGESGLDMPGRPEENALMAASLAALGHPLVRCFHIAGADHGGAFDRCEPFLTDFIAEASEARR; this comes from the coding sequence ATGAGAAGCGAATGGGACGATCTCGGGATTCCGAATGAGGATGCCTACCATCCGGTTGAAACGGCGGACTTCGGCGGGCGCGGACGAACGGATCAGCAGCTGTATCTCCGGATTCCGAAGCGGGGGACGGCGTTTCCGGCGGTGGTCTGGTTCCACGGCGGGGGGCTGACCGGCGGCGGCCGGGAAGTGCCGGATGCGCTTTTCGACGGCCGGATGGCGGTAATTGAGGCGCGATACCGGCTGAGCCCCGAGTTTCCGGCTCCGGCGGCATTGGCCGATGCGGTCGCGGCGACGGCCTGGACGCTGAAACGCGCCGAAGCGCGCGGCATCGATCCGGAGCGGGTGTTCGTCGGCGGCATGTCGGCGGGGGCGTGGCTCGCCGCCATGACCGGAATGGACCGGTCGTACCTGGCCGCATACGGCATCGATTCGCGCAAACTGGCCGGGCTGCTGCTGGTCAGCGGACAGATGACCACTCATTTTCAGCTTAAAATCGACCTGCACTATCCGCAGAGCCAGTTTGAGCCGGTGATCGACCGCTATGCGCCGCTCGGCCATCTGTCGCCGGAGTTGCCGCCGATCCTGCTGGTGACCGGCGAATCCGGGCTCGACATGCCGGGGAGGCCGGAGGAGAACGCGCTGATGGCGGCGAGCCTCGCGGCGCTCGGGCATCCGCTGGTTCGCTGTTTCCACATCGCCGGAGCCGACCACGGCGGCGCGTTCGACCGCTGCGAACCGTTCCTGACTGATTTCATCGCCGAAGCGTCGGAGGCGCGCCGATGA
- the queC gene encoding 7-cyano-7-deazaguanine synthase QueC: MKMKKAVVLLSGGLDSATVLAIAKSENFECYALSFDYGQRHFCELEAAEKVAKQLGAAKHNTVKIDLRLWGGSALTDDALEVPEASASPGVPITYVPARNLIFLSFATAWAEVLGARDIFIGVNSVDYSGYPDCRPAFIESFRETARLGTCAVDEGWSYRINAPLQNLSKAQIIETGTRLGVDYALTTSCYNPDSEGRSCGKCDSCALRIAGFREAGVPDPTRYSGAE; encoded by the coding sequence ATCAAGATGAAGAAGGCTGTAGTTCTTTTAAGCGGCGGACTCGACTCCGCCACTGTTCTGGCGATTGCGAAATCGGAAAATTTCGAATGTTATGCGCTCTCGTTCGACTACGGGCAGCGCCATTTCTGCGAACTCGAAGCGGCGGAAAAGGTGGCGAAGCAGCTCGGCGCGGCAAAGCACAATACCGTGAAGATCGACCTGCGGCTCTGGGGCGGCTCCGCCCTGACCGACGATGCGCTGGAGGTGCCGGAGGCATCGGCGTCGCCCGGCGTCCCGATCACCTACGTTCCGGCCCGGAACCTGATCTTTCTGTCGTTCGCGACCGCATGGGCGGAGGTGCTCGGCGCCCGCGATATTTTCATCGGCGTCAACAGCGTCGATTATTCAGGGTATCCGGACTGCCGCCCCGCATTCATCGAGTCGTTCCGCGAAACCGCCCGGCTCGGCACCTGCGCCGTGGATGAAGGATGGAGCTACCGGATCAATGCTCCGCTTCAGAATCTGAGCAAGGCGCAGATCATCGAAACCGGCACCCGCCTCGGCGTCGATTACGCTCTGACCACGAGCTGTTACAATCCCGACTCCGAAGGCCGGAGCTGCGGGAAGTGCGACTCGTGCGCTCTGCGGATCGCCGGGTTCAGAGAGGCCGGGGTTCCCGATCCGACCCGGTATTCCGGGGCAGAATAG
- a CDS encoding DUF362 domain-containing protein, giving the protein MAALVSVRKVLSYESGLTAELRELLAPLGGMEAFVSPGEKVLLKPNLLGPFPPDAAVTTHPAVVEAAARLVLEAGGRCFVGDSSGCGSREAVLRTTGIGEVISRLNLEWADLDTPAGCEFPQARVARRIQLGAPLAGMDKIINLPKAKTHVQMVATGAVKNLYGYLPGTSKSEYHYRLRTREWLAELQLDLAVCLPPALNIMDAVVGMEGEGPSGGTPRRLGFLAASAETVALDMVTFRAMNLDTGTVPLLTAARKRGFGTTDFREITLAGATHEELLCADFKSIRQLDSPLRLLPLPRKCLDFVQRHWKAVPHIDRAKCVKCMRCRDGCPVRPPAIDPAKAAVANPAVCIKCYCCHEFCPVKAISVNPTFLERFILTPRLRTLAARLAGAVKR; this is encoded by the coding sequence ATGGCCGCTCTCGTTTCGGTCCGCAAAGTCCTCTCCTACGAATCCGGTCTCACCGCCGAACTGCGCGAGCTGCTCGCACCGCTCGGCGGCATGGAAGCGTTCGTCAGCCCCGGGGAAAAGGTCCTGCTGAAGCCGAATCTGCTCGGGCCGTTTCCGCCCGACGCCGCGGTGACCACCCATCCCGCCGTGGTGGAAGCGGCCGCCCGGCTCGTGCTCGAAGCCGGCGGACGCTGCTTCGTCGGCGACAGTTCCGGCTGCGGCTCGCGCGAAGCGGTGCTCAGGACGACCGGAATCGGAGAAGTGATCAGCCGCCTCAACCTCGAATGGGCCGACCTCGACACGCCGGCCGGCTGTGAATTCCCGCAGGCCCGCGTCGCGCGCCGGATTCAGCTCGGCGCCCCGCTCGCCGGAATGGACAAGATCATCAACCTGCCGAAAGCCAAAACCCACGTCCAGATGGTTGCGACCGGCGCAGTCAAGAATCTCTACGGCTACCTGCCGGGAACAAGCAAGAGCGAATACCACTACCGGCTCAGGACCCGCGAATGGCTGGCCGAACTCCAGCTCGACCTCGCCGTCTGCCTGCCCCCCGCACTGAACATCATGGACGCCGTGGTGGGCATGGAGGGCGAAGGTCCCTCCGGCGGAACGCCGCGCCGCCTCGGTTTCCTCGCCGCCTCAGCCGAAACCGTTGCGCTCGACATGGTGACTTTCCGCGCCATGAATCTCGACACCGGCACGGTCCCGCTGCTCACCGCCGCGCGGAAGCGCGGTTTCGGCACAACCGATTTCCGGGAGATCACTCTCGCCGGCGCAACGCACGAAGAGCTGCTCTGTGCCGATTTCAAGTCGATCCGGCAGCTCGACAGTCCGCTCCGGCTGCTGCCGCTGCCGCGGAAATGCCTCGACTTCGTTCAGCGCCACTGGAAGGCGGTGCCGCATATCGACCGGGCGAAATGCGTCAAATGCATGCGCTGCCGCGACGGCTGCCCGGTCCGGCCGCCGGCCATCGACCCGGCAAAGGCCGCGGTCGCAAACCCGGCCGTCTGCATCAAGTGCTACTGCTGTCACGAGTTCTGTCCGGTCAAGGCGATCAGCGTGAATCCGACCTTTCTCGAACGGTTCATCCTGACGCCGCGCCTCCGCACACTGGCGGCGCGCCTGGCGGGAGCCGTCAAAAGGTAG
- a CDS encoding GntR family transcriptional regulator, translated as MALEKTNLSEQAYRLLTERILNGKYPAGTRLTEEALAAEFGISRTPLREALRRLTTEGLLEALPKRGLRVTSPTEAEIAELFECRSMIEPPALAATLPRIPQDEIRSLLDRLESAAPEESLAVDEAMHRLVAEYCGNRFLREIILNLIRRSAPFRTMRTYSTPEEPKAERTALLAAMLEGDEEKSARLLAEHFHFRSFRADGAGIAPPAQPPGS; from the coding sequence ATGGCGCTGGAGAAAACCAATCTCAGCGAACAGGCCTACCGGCTGCTGACCGAACGAATCCTGAACGGGAAATATCCGGCCGGCACGCGGCTGACCGAAGAGGCGCTCGCCGCCGAATTCGGCATCAGCCGCACGCCGTTGCGTGAAGCGCTGCGGCGGCTGACCACGGAGGGGCTGCTTGAAGCGCTGCCGAAACGCGGGCTGCGCGTCACCAGTCCCACCGAAGCGGAGATCGCGGAACTCTTCGAATGCCGCAGCATGATCGAGCCGCCGGCGCTCGCCGCGACGCTGCCCCGGATTCCGCAAGACGAGATCCGCTCCCTGCTCGACCGGCTCGAAAGCGCCGCGCCGGAGGAGTCCCTCGCCGTCGATGAAGCAATGCACCGGCTTGTAGCGGAGTACTGCGGCAACCGTTTCCTGCGCGAAATCATCCTGAACCTGATCCGGCGGAGCGCCCCGTTCCGCACGATGCGGACCTACTCGACGCCGGAAGAGCCGAAGGCCGAACGCACGGCACTCCTCGCCGCCATGCTTGAAGGGGACGAAGAGAAAAGCGCCCGGCTGCTGGCGGAACATTTTCACTTCCGCAGCTTCCGGGCGGACGGCGCCGGTATCGCGCCGCCGGCACAGCCGCCCGGGAGCTGA
- a CDS encoding polysaccharide deacetylase family protein: MTLKSYVLMCALAFSAVLSANPLALPEYTREVKLTFATPEAAKEAKLTLLPLPAGKHFAFSTRWDDSNPKHARMAELLAKHGFKGTFFLVARDDKFYDETLPLLTRKGHSVGNHTLNHPNLATLIPNEVSRQILQNRAEYEARTNQPVNAFVLPYCAYKNGSDSLSPLRIGEALYRSGELGSPEYFPNLEEEYGLPAGSWSVSSLFSIDDRHPSAERFDSEIEKRLKSMKPGDYFHATLGLHTWQDDKGFETLDGIFAKYANRPDWWYCNENEYNAYRYAAQHTRIEKRVEGNRAIFLLAGPTPAALGSDTPLWAAVTPATADGKTRVRLPHTLAMPEKIDLVVTNGSDLVKPKKFPAVAVSLQMNLEEERVTLTLANQGKLPLTNVTVAFRLPLLITTDERVPRKSAELIAPGSTVTYSVNFTEQRKTALYQCGRLFAAAEVDFELDEKPQRLWVATTDELPQFAEAVPRDTALALGPLPPESFTPELLAAASNPQESLSNWEPLKAGEWNLPYLVQIPKKEKEQVAVALTFRAEAAIDGWKLHVGSRDVLGVYLNGSRIEVKSLPERIKALKGLNRLVVLYKANGGPHMISVSKGSNPNLPVEFVQQ; the protein is encoded by the coding sequence ATGACATTGAAATCATATGTCCTGATGTGCGCATTGGCGTTCTCCGCCGTTCTCTCGGCCAATCCGCTCGCCCTGCCGGAATACACACGCGAAGTCAAGCTGACTTTCGCAACGCCGGAGGCGGCAAAAGAGGCAAAACTCACTCTTCTCCCGCTCCCGGCAGGAAAGCATTTCGCGTTTTCGACCCGCTGGGACGACAGCAATCCGAAACATGCGAGAATGGCCGAGCTGCTTGCGAAGCACGGTTTCAAGGGGACCTTCTTCCTCGTCGCCCGGGATGACAAATTCTATGACGAGACCCTGCCGCTGCTGACCCGGAAGGGGCACTCGGTCGGCAACCATACCCTGAACCATCCGAATCTGGCCACGCTGATTCCGAACGAAGTTTCGCGCCAGATCCTGCAGAACCGGGCCGAATACGAAGCCCGGACCAACCAGCCGGTCAACGCCTTCGTCCTGCCGTACTGCGCCTATAAAAACGGCAGCGACAGCCTGAGCCCGCTGCGGATCGGTGAAGCGCTGTACCGCTCCGGCGAACTCGGCTCCCCCGAATATTTCCCGAATCTTGAGGAGGAATACGGGCTCCCGGCCGGCAGCTGGTCGGTCAGCAGCCTGTTCTCGATCGACGACCGTCACCCCTCGGCGGAAAGGTTCGACAGCGAGATCGAAAAACGGCTCAAGAGCATGAAGCCCGGCGATTATTTCCACGCGACGCTCGGACTGCACACCTGGCAGGACGACAAAGGGTTTGAAACACTCGACGGGATTTTTGCGAAATATGCGAACCGTCCCGACTGGTGGTACTGCAATGAAAACGAATACAACGCCTACCGTTACGCGGCGCAGCATACGCGAATTGAGAAGCGTGTGGAAGGCAACCGCGCAATCTTCCTTCTGGCCGGGCCGACTCCGGCCGCGCTCGGTTCCGATACGCCGCTCTGGGCGGCGGTGACGCCGGCCACGGCGGACGGGAAAACCCGGGTCAGACTGCCGCACACGCTCGCCATGCCGGAGAAGATCGACCTGGTCGTCACCAACGGCAGCGACCTGGTCAAGCCGAAAAAATTCCCGGCCGTCGCGGTCTCGCTGCAGATGAATCTCGAAGAAGAGAGAGTCACGCTGACGCTGGCCAACCAGGGCAAGCTCCCGCTCACGAACGTCACGGTCGCTTTCCGGCTGCCGCTGCTGATCACGACCGACGAACGGGTTCCGCGAAAAAGCGCCGAGCTGATCGCCCCGGGCTCGACCGTCACCTACTCGGTCAATTTCACGGAACAGCGGAAAACCGCGCTGTACCAGTGCGGCAGGCTGTTCGCCGCGGCGGAAGTGGACTTCGAACTCGATGAAAAACCGCAGCGGCTCTGGGTCGCCACGACCGACGAGCTGCCGCAGTTCGCCGAAGCGGTTCCGCGCGACACGGCGCTTGCCCTCGGCCCCCTTCCCCCGGAATCCTTCACGCCGGAGCTGCTCGCCGCGGCCTCGAATCCGCAGGAATCGCTCTCCAACTGGGAACCGCTCAAAGCCGGCGAATGGAATCTGCCGTACCTCGTGCAGATCCCGAAGAAGGAGAAGGAGCAGGTCGCCGTCGCCCTCACCTTCCGGGCGGAGGCCGCGATCGACGGCTGGAAACTCCACGTCGGCTCCCGGGATGTTCTGGGTGTCTATTTGAACGGCAGCAGGATTGAAGTCAAATCGCTGCCGGAACGGATCAAGGCCCTGAAAGGGCTGAACCGTCTCGTCGTGCTCTACAAGGCGAACGGCGGGCCGCACATGATTTCGGTCTCCAAGGGCAGCAATCCGAATCTCCCGGTCGAATTCGTGCAGCAATAA
- the rfbC gene encoding dTDP-4-dehydrorhamnose 3,5-epimerase produces MNIIETPIEGVKIIEPKVFGDARGYFFESWNKAAFAAAGIEADFVQDNESFSTYGVLRGLHYQMPPYTQAKLVRVIEGTVLDIVVDIRKGSPTFGRNVAVELSGENKRQLFAPRGMAHGFAVLSATATFAYKCDNIYAPTHERSIRFDDPKLGIDWQIPPENYLLSEKDRKGVPFDEAEYL; encoded by the coding sequence ATGAACATCATCGAAACTCCAATCGAAGGCGTGAAAATCATCGAACCGAAGGTGTTCGGCGATGCGCGCGGATATTTCTTCGAATCCTGGAACAAAGCGGCATTCGCCGCAGCCGGAATCGAAGCCGACTTTGTCCAGGACAATGAATCGTTCTCGACCTACGGCGTATTGCGCGGACTCCACTATCAGATGCCGCCCTACACGCAGGCGAAGCTTGTGCGGGTCATCGAGGGGACCGTGCTCGACATCGTCGTCGACATCCGCAAAGGGTCGCCAACCTTCGGCCGGAATGTCGCAGTCGAGCTTTCGGGCGAAAACAAGCGCCAGCTTTTCGCGCCGCGCGGCATGGCGCACGGATTCGCCGTGCTGTCGGCGACGGCGACCTTCGCATACAAGTGCGACAACATCTACGCGCCGACGCATGAACGTTCGATCCGGTTCGACGATCCGAAACTCGGCATCGACTGGCAGATTCCGCCGGAAAATTACCTGTTGTCGGAGAAGGACCGCAAAGGCGTCCCGTTCGACGAAGCCGAATATCTGTAA
- a CDS encoding nitroreductase family protein: MSQNFIEVDSGKCVRCGFCIIDCPTCVLEMGDNGPQVREDQCIECGHCVAVCPTEALDNTRTPRAEQKPFDPAELPTPEQAACFLRTRRSIRGFLDKPVPRETIDKLLDIARIAPTGGNTQGVRFHIIHNKERLREITAAAMAWAEQRLDLAPHLASMVAYHRATGKDNVLRNAPYLILTLMDEATKPMFRQNGRFMLTYAELYAPMLGLGSCWAGWAEAAAISGDPQTLGLLALPKGKVVTGAIVVGIPRYRHKRIPTRHPLEVTWVE; this comes from the coding sequence ATGAGCCAGAATTTCATCGAGGTCGATTCCGGGAAATGCGTCAGGTGCGGGTTCTGCATCATCGACTGCCCGACCTGCGTGCTTGAGATGGGCGACAACGGCCCGCAGGTCCGCGAAGACCAGTGCATCGAGTGCGGTCACTGCGTGGCGGTCTGCCCGACCGAGGCGCTCGACAACACCCGGACCCCGCGCGCCGAACAAAAGCCGTTCGACCCGGCCGAACTGCCGACGCCGGAGCAGGCCGCCTGTTTCCTGCGCACGCGCCGCTCCATCCGCGGCTTCCTGGATAAACCCGTGCCGCGTGAAACGATCGACAAGCTGCTGGATATCGCCCGCATCGCTCCGACGGGAGGCAACACGCAGGGCGTCCGCTTCCACATCATCCACAACAAGGAGAGGCTCCGGGAAATCACCGCCGCCGCCATGGCCTGGGCCGAACAGCGGCTGGATCTCGCCCCGCACCTCGCATCGATGGTCGCCTACCACCGCGCCACCGGCAAGGACAACGTGCTGCGCAACGCGCCGTACCTGATCCTGACGCTGATGGACGAAGCCACCAAGCCGATGTTCCGCCAGAACGGCCGCTTCATGCTGACCTATGCCGAACTCTACGCGCCGATGCTCGGGCTCGGCAGCTGCTGGGCCGGCTGGGCGGAAGCCGCCGCGATCTCCGGCGATCCGCAGACGCTCGGGCTTCTCGCGCTACCGAAGGGGAAGGTCGTCACCGGGGCGATCGTGGTCGGCATTCCGCGTTACCGCCACAAGCGCATCCCGACCCGGCATCCGCTCGAAGTGACCTGGGTGGAGTGA